The following proteins come from a genomic window of Pirellula staleyi DSM 6068:
- a CDS encoding DEAD/DEAH box helicase encodes MTDLTGTDAPKPTFASMDLSDQMMAALEKAGYEYPTPIQAGLIPRALEGVDVVGQARTGTGKTASFVIPILELLDIERGAPTPQALILVPTRELAVQVRDEVVKLSEGLKINCAAVYGGKPIKSQVDKLKKGCHVVVGTPGRVLDHIARGTIDFTHIECVVLDEADRMLDIGFRPDIERILKRCPRERQTLLLSATVPPPIAKLAQRYMYEPEMLNFSPADVSVDTIEQKYFTVEHDRKFDLLMKLLLREEPKQAIVFCRTKRGTDKVYQKLTKKLGNTAAIHGDLSQGQRDRVMAGFRDGSVRYLVATDVIGRGIDVSTVSHIVNFDIPVFCDDYVHRVGRTGRMGREGVAYTFVCPDEGHELTRIEERINKLLKRDEMRDFEPVGYGERSARAPAAPTQVISGKYMHGGNASGVAPTESATPSEGDSPAAEAAPAATEKRDSGLGKRGGKKYRRAL; translated from the coding sequence TTGACAGATTTGACCGGGACCGACGCTCCCAAGCCCACCTTCGCGTCGATGGATCTTTCGGATCAGATGATGGCCGCGCTTGAAAAAGCGGGCTACGAATATCCCACACCCATTCAAGCCGGACTCATTCCCCGCGCTCTCGAAGGGGTGGATGTTGTCGGTCAGGCGCGCACGGGAACCGGCAAGACAGCCTCGTTTGTCATCCCGATCCTGGAACTCCTCGACATCGAACGTGGAGCGCCAACGCCACAAGCACTCATTCTCGTTCCGACGCGCGAACTCGCTGTGCAGGTGCGCGATGAAGTGGTCAAGCTTTCCGAAGGTCTCAAAATCAATTGCGCCGCCGTCTACGGTGGTAAGCCGATCAAGAGCCAAGTCGATAAGCTGAAAAAAGGTTGCCACGTCGTGGTCGGCACCCCAGGACGCGTGCTCGATCACATCGCTCGCGGAACGATCGACTTCACCCACATCGAATGCGTGGTGCTCGATGAAGCCGACCGGATGCTCGACATCGGATTTCGTCCCGATATTGAACGGATCCTGAAGCGCTGCCCACGCGAGCGTCAAACGCTACTCCTCTCGGCCACCGTGCCACCGCCGATCGCGAAACTCGCGCAGCGGTATATGTACGAGCCCGAGATGCTCAACTTCTCCCCCGCTGATGTTTCGGTCGACACGATCGAGCAGAAGTATTTCACCGTCGAACACGATCGCAAGTTCGATCTGCTGATGAAACTGCTCCTTCGCGAAGAGCCCAAACAGGCGATTGTCTTCTGCCGTACCAAGCGGGGGACCGACAAGGTCTATCAGAAGCTGACCAAGAAGCTGGGCAACACCGCTGCGATTCACGGCGACCTTTCCCAAGGTCAACGCGATCGGGTGATGGCCGGATTCCGCGATGGTTCGGTTCGCTACCTCGTCGCCACCGACGTGATTGGTCGTGGTATCGACGTTTCCACCGTCTCGCATATCGTGAACTTTGATATCCCTGTTTTCTGCGACGACTACGTTCACCGCGTGGGTCGTACAGGACGCATGGGGCGCGAAGGGGTTGCCTACACGTTTGTTTGTCCCGATGAAGGACACGAACTCACGCGCATTGAAGAGCGAATCAACAAGCTCCTCAAACGCGACGAAATGCGCGACTTCGAGCCAGTCGGCTACGGCGAACGCTCGGCTCGTGCTCCAGCCGCTCCGACCCAGGTGATTTCGGGCAAGTATATGCACGGCGGAAATGCCTCCGGCGTGGCTCCCACCGAATCGGCAACTCCGAGCGAAGGTGACTCGCCCGCTGCTGAAGCCGCTCCAGCTGCTACCGAAAAACGGGACTCCGGACTCGGCAAACGAGGCGGCAAAAAATATCGCCGAGCCCTCTAG
- a CDS encoding MBL fold metallo-hydrolase — protein MSRTLVLLGTAGYHPSDVRQTSCLMIPELGIVLDAGTGFYRTREFLQTSTLDIFLSHVHLDHVIGLTYLFNVVDRRDMQRVAVHGEAAKLAAIEKHMLDTTLFPVPLPCQWLPLTGPVAIGGGGTLRTFPLKHPGGSLGMRLDFPDGSLAYITDTTAAKSADYVHEIRGVDLLIHECNFADGYEDWAEKTGHSCLTPVCEVARAAEAKRLVLVHHNPVADQPRRAPELVLDLQHARSIFPAVSMGNDRDQFTF, from the coding sequence ATGTCGCGCACTCTGGTGTTGCTCGGAACGGCTGGCTATCACCCGAGCGATGTGCGCCAAACCAGCTGTTTGATGATTCCAGAGCTCGGCATTGTTCTCGATGCCGGAACTGGTTTTTATCGCACGCGCGAATTTCTCCAGACATCGACGCTCGACATCTTTCTGTCGCATGTGCACCTCGATCATGTGATCGGACTCACCTATCTCTTCAACGTCGTGGATCGCCGCGATATGCAGCGTGTGGCAGTGCATGGTGAAGCTGCCAAACTTGCAGCGATCGAGAAGCACATGCTCGATACGACCCTCTTCCCGGTGCCGCTGCCATGTCAATGGCTGCCACTGACTGGTCCCGTCGCGATCGGCGGCGGTGGCACGCTGCGCACTTTTCCGCTGAAGCATCCCGGGGGATCGCTCGGCATGCGACTCGATTTTCCCGATGGTTCGCTGGCCTACATCACCGACACCACGGCTGCTAAGTCGGCTGACTACGTCCATGAAATTCGTGGCGTCGATCTACTGATCCACGAATGCAATTTTGCCGACGGCTACGAAGACTGGGCCGAAAAAACAGGCCACAGCTGCCTGACGCCTGTATGCGAAGTGGCGCGAGCCGCCGAAGCCAAACGATTGGTGCTGGTGCATCACAATCCAGTCGCGGATCAGCCCCGTCGAGCCCCGGAATTGGTGCTCGATCTGCAGCATGCTCGTTCCATCTTCCCGGCCGTCAGCATGGGAAACGACCGGGATCAATTTACATTCTAA
- the map gene encoding type I methionyl aminopeptidase, with product MLGTRWFDGKIAGDVMLYKRQRLELKETERESMRAAGRFNGRVMDLVRENIRPGITTGEIDRLVETFTRDHGHVPATLGYPGQMYPYPKSCCTSVNDVICHGIPGDYELREGDIVNVDLTSIVAGWHGDSSETFLIGEVSDISRRVSQCAFDCMWLAIDALTPNCRISEIGDAIVRHARKCGFSVVQEYVGHGLGKKFHQPPTIPHDPTPESRRQRLQPGLCFTIEPMINSGAKETFLSSRDGWTVRTKDGGLSAQFEHTILMTEEGPEVLTLTKHGPQRGDQLKLSTGN from the coding sequence ATGCTCGGTACTCGGTGGTTCGACGGAAAGATTGCGGGGGATGTGATGCTTTATAAACGACAGCGGCTCGAACTGAAGGAAACCGAACGCGAATCGATGCGCGCTGCTGGCCGCTTTAATGGCCGCGTGATGGATCTTGTGCGCGAAAACATTCGCCCCGGCATCACCACTGGCGAGATCGATCGGCTGGTCGAAACCTTCACCCGCGATCATGGCCACGTTCCCGCGACGCTCGGCTATCCCGGCCAGATGTACCCCTACCCCAAAAGTTGCTGCACCAGCGTGAACGACGTGATTTGTCACGGCATTCCTGGCGACTACGAACTGCGCGAGGGCGACATTGTGAACGTCGACCTCACCAGCATCGTCGCCGGTTGGCACGGCGATTCGTCTGAAACGTTTTTGATTGGCGAAGTGTCGGACATTTCGCGCCGCGTTTCGCAGTGTGCGTTCGACTGCATGTGGCTTGCCATCGACGCCCTCACCCCTAACTGCCGCATCTCGGAAATCGGCGATGCGATTGTTCGGCACGCCCGCAAGTGCGGTTTTAGCGTGGTGCAAGAGTACGTTGGTCACGGACTCGGTAAGAAGTTCCATCAGCCACCCACGATTCCTCACGATCCAACCCCCGAGAGCCGACGTCAACGACTACAACCCGGCCTCTGCTTCACGATCGAGCCGATGATCAACAGCGGCGCGAAAGAAACTTTTCTCAGCAGCCGCGATGGCTGGACGGTTCGAACCAAAGATGGAGGGCTGAGCGCCCAGTTCGAGCACACGATTCTGATGACCGAAGAAGGTCCCGAAGTCCTTACGCTCACCAAGCATGGTCCCCAGCGTGGCGATCAGCTGAAACTCTCGACGGGCAATTAG
- the leuS gene encoding leucine--tRNA ligase, with amino-acid sequence MPRYTPAAIEPKWQAFWEASQTFKSPEMPTSEKLYVLDMFPYPSGAGLHVGHPEGYTATDIVCRYARMCGKSVLHPMGFDAFGLPAEEHAIKTNTPPRINTEQNIAEFTRQLKELGFSYDWSRVLATTDVEYFRWTQWIFLVLFDTWFDADQQRGRPISELPIPGDISGQGEEAIRKYQDEHRLAFQSDALVNWCPGLGTVLANEEVIDGKSERGGHPVQRIPLRQWMLRITSYAERLESDLEGLDWSEGIKKLQRDWIGKSVGAEVDFYIGPKTKFDAWKKSRAGQPFARKPADDVLRIYTTRPDTLFGVTYMVIAPEHPFVATLTTAEQKSAVADYCAKAASKSDRDRQDVAKAKTGVFSGSYALNPVSGQPVPIWIADYVLWGYGTGAIMAVPAHDDRDYEFAKQYGIPITAVVAPEAPAASASEKELAHYQKQISGEACYTEYGRAINSSDKYNGLTTLEFKAKITADLATDGLGREAVNYKLRDWLFSRQRFWGEPFPILHELDENLNPTGMIRAVDPADLPVDLPYLEDYKPHGRPEPPLAKAPDEWLYPTIDGKRYRRETNTMPQWAGSCWYYLRFIDPKNDQVFVDREKEKAWMPIDLYVGGAEHAVLHLLYSRFWHKVLFDRGYVSTKEPFQKLVNQGMILGEVELTSYQTAGGTYISSADVRELEDGTFVTKSTGEAVSAVRVETSQVMKQGEHTVLVDHPSVRVESRAFKMSKSRGNVINPSTVIAEYGADSLRLYEMFMGPLEATKPWSMAGVSGVRSFLDRVWRLMIDDRVDEMQLLEAVQDVEPTQEQLRLLHKTIKQVTYDLEHMQFNTSIARMMEFTNFFTKEKVRPRSVMEKFVLLLSPLAPHIAEELWHMLGNKHSLAYEPWPKFDDALTRDAEVEIPVQILGKLRSKVVVAAGSDQETLIAAAKADPRIIELLTGKEIVKTIVVPGKLINFVVKG; translated from the coding sequence ATGCCTCGCTATACCCCCGCTGCAATCGAACCGAAGTGGCAAGCCTTTTGGGAAGCCTCGCAGACTTTTAAGTCCCCCGAGATGCCAACGTCGGAGAAGTTGTACGTCCTCGACATGTTTCCCTATCCAAGCGGCGCTGGTCTGCACGTGGGACATCCCGAAGGCTACACCGCCACGGATATTGTCTGTCGCTACGCTCGCATGTGTGGCAAAAGTGTGCTGCACCCGATGGGGTTCGATGCGTTTGGCCTTCCGGCTGAAGAACATGCGATCAAGACCAACACGCCGCCGCGCATCAATACCGAGCAGAACATTGCGGAGTTCACGCGTCAGCTGAAGGAGCTCGGTTTCAGCTACGACTGGAGCCGCGTGCTGGCAACCACCGATGTCGAGTACTTCCGCTGGACGCAGTGGATTTTTCTGGTGCTGTTCGATACCTGGTTCGATGCCGACCAGCAGCGTGGTCGTCCGATTAGCGAACTGCCCATCCCGGGCGATATCAGTGGGCAAGGCGAAGAGGCGATTCGCAAGTATCAAGACGAACATCGTCTCGCGTTTCAGTCCGACGCTCTGGTGAACTGGTGTCCCGGTCTCGGAACGGTGCTGGCCAACGAAGAAGTGATCGACGGCAAGAGCGAACGGGGTGGGCATCCAGTTCAACGCATTCCGCTGCGTCAATGGATGCTGCGCATCACGTCGTATGCCGAGCGGCTCGAGTCCGATCTCGAAGGGCTCGACTGGTCCGAGGGGATTAAGAAGCTCCAGCGCGACTGGATCGGCAAGAGCGTCGGGGCTGAAGTCGATTTCTATATCGGCCCAAAAACAAAGTTTGACGCCTGGAAGAAGTCGCGCGCTGGTCAGCCGTTTGCGCGTAAACCGGCCGACGATGTGCTGCGGATCTACACCACACGTCCTGACACTTTGTTCGGTGTCACCTACATGGTGATCGCCCCCGAACATCCGTTCGTGGCCACGCTCACCACAGCGGAGCAGAAATCAGCCGTTGCCGACTACTGCGCGAAGGCCGCCAGCAAAAGCGATCGCGATCGCCAAGATGTCGCGAAGGCAAAAACTGGTGTTTTTTCAGGCAGTTATGCCCTGAATCCCGTGAGCGGACAGCCTGTACCGATCTGGATTGCCGACTACGTGCTGTGGGGCTACGGCACTGGTGCGATCATGGCTGTCCCAGCGCACGACGATCGCGACTATGAGTTCGCCAAACAATATGGCATACCGATCACTGCGGTCGTTGCGCCGGAAGCTCCTGCAGCTAGCGCTAGCGAGAAAGAACTCGCGCACTATCAAAAACAGATCTCCGGTGAAGCGTGCTACACCGAGTATGGCCGCGCGATCAACTCGTCGGACAAGTACAACGGCCTGACGACCCTGGAATTCAAAGCCAAGATTACCGCCGATCTCGCCACCGATGGTCTGGGGCGCGAAGCGGTGAACTACAAACTGCGCGATTGGCTCTTCAGCCGCCAGCGTTTTTGGGGCGAACCCTTCCCGATCCTGCACGAACTCGACGAGAACCTGAATCCAACCGGCATGATTCGCGCCGTCGACCCAGCCGATCTCCCGGTCGATCTCCCTTACCTCGAAGACTACAAGCCACACGGTCGTCCCGAGCCACCGCTGGCCAAAGCGCCCGACGAGTGGCTTTATCCCACGATCGACGGCAAGCGCTACCGCCGCGAAACCAACACCATGCCGCAATGGGCCGGAAGCTGCTGGTACTACCTGCGCTTCATCGATCCCAAGAACGATCAGGTGTTTGTCGATCGCGAAAAAGAAAAAGCATGGATGCCGATCGACCTCTACGTCGGCGGCGCTGAACACGCGGTGCTGCATCTCTTGTACTCGCGCTTCTGGCACAAAGTGCTGTTCGATCGAGGCTATGTCAGCACCAAAGAGCCGTTCCAGAAGCTTGTAAACCAAGGGATGATCCTGGGGGAAGTCGAGCTCACCAGCTATCAGACAGCCGGCGGCACCTACATCTCGTCAGCTGATGTTCGCGAGCTCGAAGATGGCACGTTTGTCACCAAATCAACCGGCGAAGCTGTGAGCGCCGTGCGAGTCGAAACTTCGCAAGTGATGAAGCAAGGCGAGCACACCGTGCTGGTCGATCATCCCAGCGTGCGAGTCGAAAGCCGCGCGTTCAAAATGAGCAAGAGCCGCGGCAACGTCATCAATCCCAGCACGGTGATTGCAGAGTACGGTGCCGATTCGCTGCGACTCTACGAAATGTTCATGGGCCCGCTCGAAGCGACGAAGCCTTGGAGCATGGCGGGGGTGAGTGGCGTGCGCTCGTTCCTCGATCGTGTCTGGCGGTTGATGATCGACGATCGTGTCGACGAAATGCAACTGCTCGAAGCGGTACAAGATGTCGAGCCGACGCAAGAACAACTCCGCTTGCTCCACAAAACGATCAAGCAAGTGACTTACGACCTCGAGCACATGCAGTTCAACACCTCGATTGCGCGGATGATGGAGTTCACCAACTTCTTCACCAAGGAGAAGGTGCGCCCCAGAAGTGTGATGGAGAAGTTCGTGCTGCTCCTCTCGCCTCTCGCGCCCCACATTGCCGAGGAACTCTGGCACATGCTGGGCAATAAGCACTCACTCGCTTATGAGCCGTGGCCGAAGTTCGACGACGCTTTGACCCGCGATGCCGAAGTCGAGATTCCTGTGCAGATCCTCGGGAAACTGCGGAGCAAGGTGGTGGTTGCTGCTGGCAGCGATCAAGAGACCCTGATCGCCGCCGCGAAAGCCGACCCACGTATCATCGAGCTATTGACCGGCAAAGAGATCGTCAAAACGATCGTGGTCCCTGGCAAGCTCATCAACTTCGTGGTGAAGGGATAA
- a CDS encoding VWA domain-containing protein, with amino-acid sequence MKIICIHCGGSLTIAAEQLGTKGRCPHCKQSITLPKADAAKSTSETDRPRGSVTSVLDSSLSGLASLVIHLVIMLVIALTHNATEGSGEGLTNDVLIGILPSEQLSDTMEEQITTDAVQKDQSSDVLSETLQVESPAASSAGEGMLSLSDLSPSATDGGSMDLGTVQLGGGSMAGGSWDGMLQNLRRNGLDIVICFDSTGSMSGEITQVKRQIEQIGTTLVTLVPKARISICTYRDEGDEYVVKGCPLTGSIQEVSGYLGNISAGGGGDLPEAVEEGLYYASSQNRFRPQARKVILIFGDAPPHPEKLARCVELATSFRKQHNGVVSTVTCRAIEPLPEFYEIAVAGGGEAFLTTDQKQIVSQLMVLVFGSQHRSKVLEAFKLLDAAGE; translated from the coding sequence GTGAAAATCATCTGCATTCATTGCGGCGGCTCCCTGACGATTGCAGCCGAGCAACTGGGCACCAAGGGGCGATGTCCACACTGCAAGCAGTCGATCACGCTCCCCAAGGCCGATGCTGCCAAATCGACGAGCGAAACGGATCGCCCGCGCGGAAGTGTCACCAGCGTGCTCGATAGCAGCCTCTCAGGGCTCGCGTCGCTCGTCATTCACCTCGTGATCATGCTGGTCATTGCGCTCACGCACAACGCCACCGAAGGAAGCGGCGAAGGACTTACCAATGATGTCCTGATCGGCATTCTTCCGAGCGAACAGCTCAGCGACACCATGGAAGAGCAGATCACCACCGACGCGGTGCAAAAAGATCAGTCGAGCGACGTGCTGAGCGAAACCTTGCAGGTCGAATCTCCAGCCGCGAGTTCCGCCGGTGAAGGAATGCTTTCGCTCTCCGATCTTTCCCCAAGCGCGACCGACGGTGGGTCGATGGACCTCGGCACAGTGCAACTCGGTGGTGGGTCGATGGCTGGTGGCAGCTGGGATGGCATGCTGCAAAATCTCCGTCGAAACGGGCTCGATATCGTGATTTGTTTCGATAGCACCGGCAGTATGTCGGGCGAGATCACGCAAGTGAAACGCCAGATCGAACAGATCGGAACTACCTTAGTGACGCTTGTTCCCAAAGCGCGAATCAGCATCTGCACCTATCGCGACGAGGGTGATGAGTACGTCGTCAAAGGGTGCCCACTCACCGGAAGTATTCAGGAAGTTTCGGGCTACCTCGGAAATATCTCGGCAGGTGGTGGTGGCGATCTTCCGGAAGCTGTCGAAGAAGGTTTGTACTACGCTTCCAGTCAAAACCGTTTTCGTCCTCAAGCTCGCAAAGTGATTTTGATTTTTGGCGATGCCCCGCCACATCCTGAAAAACTAGCGCGCTGTGTGGAACTGGCGACCAGTTTTCGCAAGCAACACAATGGTGTGGTCAGCACAGTCACATGCCGTGCGATTGAGCCACTTCCTGAGTTCTACGAGATTGCAGTTGCCGGTGGTGGCGAGGCATTCCTCACGACCGATCAGAAACAAATCGTTTCGCAGCTGATGGTGCTCGTCTTTGGAAGTCAGCATCGCAGCAAAGTGCTCGAGGCTTTCAAGTTGCTCGATGCCGCTGGTGAATGA
- a CDS encoding cyclopropane-fatty-acyl-phospholipid synthase family protein, translating to MSLVLPPGDTTESGNPKSNSPGVKSNAPERASPAKLSWIDARMRGGVLAKLRTLVAGELHLILDGTTHQFGEKSADNLVAEIRVHHDRMFRRIALGGSIAAAESYMDGDWSTPDLTNVVRLMIRNSKAMSALESAAGFVVQPLLRLWHWRQGNSETGSKRNIAAHYDLGNDFFSSWLDHSMAYSSAIYPAANSSLAEAQQHKFQRICEKLDLQASDHLLEIGCGWGGLAIHAAQTCGCRVTGITISQRQFDFATEKVREAGLSDRVTIVLRDYRQMEGTFDKLVSIEMIEAVGHEFLDQYFATCSKLLKPNGLALIQGITLADQLHQNYLKSVDFIQRYIFPGGCLPSVESMATSVRRATDLKIFHLEDAPQHYARTLADWRRNFFSVLPKLRDMNLGDEFLRMWEYYLCYCEGGFREQQLGLVQLVLVKPDNRRHSLASSAVV from the coding sequence ATGTCCCTCGTTCTCCCACCCGGCGACACGACCGAATCAGGCAATCCCAAGTCCAACTCCCCTGGCGTGAAAAGCAACGCTCCTGAGCGAGCTTCCCCCGCAAAGCTGTCGTGGATCGATGCCCGCATGCGCGGAGGTGTGCTTGCGAAATTACGCACGCTCGTCGCTGGCGAACTTCATCTCATACTCGACGGTACGACGCACCAGTTCGGAGAGAAGTCCGCTGACAATCTTGTCGCCGAGATTCGCGTTCACCACGATCGAATGTTTCGCCGCATCGCACTCGGTGGCTCGATTGCCGCAGCTGAAAGCTATATGGATGGCGACTGGAGCACGCCCGATCTGACGAACGTCGTTCGGCTGATGATTCGCAACTCTAAAGCGATGAGCGCTCTGGAATCGGCAGCTGGATTTGTGGTGCAGCCGCTGTTGCGACTTTGGCACTGGCGTCAAGGCAATAGCGAAACGGGAAGCAAGCGAAACATTGCGGCGCACTACGATCTGGGCAATGATTTCTTTTCGTCGTGGCTCGATCATTCGATGGCTTATAGTTCCGCTATTTATCCTGCGGCGAACAGTTCTCTCGCAGAAGCGCAGCAGCATAAGTTTCAGCGTATCTGCGAAAAACTCGACCTCCAGGCTTCCGATCACTTGCTCGAAATCGGTTGCGGCTGGGGAGGTCTTGCCATCCATGCCGCGCAGACCTGTGGGTGCCGTGTAACCGGCATCACCATTTCACAGCGGCAGTTTGATTTCGCTACCGAAAAGGTTCGCGAGGCTGGACTCTCCGATCGTGTCACGATTGTGCTACGCGACTATCGTCAGATGGAAGGGACCTTCGACAAGCTTGTCAGTATCGAAATGATCGAAGCGGTGGGACACGAGTTCCTCGATCAGTACTTTGCAACCTGCAGCAAGCTGCTCAAGCCCAATGGTCTCGCGCTGATTCAAGGCATTACGCTAGCCGATCAGCTGCACCAGAACTACTTGAAGAGTGTCGACTTCATACAGCGGTACATCTTTCCCGGTGGCTGTTTGCCGAGTGTGGAAAGCATGGCGACCTCAGTACGACGCGCGACTGATCTGAAAATCTTTCACCTCGAAGATGCCCCGCAGCACTATGCCCGCACACTAGCCGACTGGCGAAGGAACTTCTTCAGCGTGCTGCCGAAGTTGCGGGACATGAACCTCGGCGACGAATTTCTGCGCATGTGGGAGTACTACCTTTGCTACTGCGAGGGTGGCTTTCGCGAACAGCAACTCGGGCTCGTTCAGCTGGTGCTGGTGAAACCCGATAATCGTCGGCACTCGCTCGCGTCCAGCGCTGTGGTTTAG
- a CDS encoding DUF1365 domain-containing protein, with the protein MQSCLYEGRVQHRRFGPVEHQFKYPLFLLYLDLAEVPELARQGFFTCERGWSSRALWPSDHLPLPKLKDSSNTRELTPPIHTGRAPQSPPTNSDFASVDTFIRDHVEHESGQRPVGPIRLLTHLRYFGYFFSPLNLYYCFDASGTEVEAIVAEVNNIPWRERHHYVLHHGNRSARGLSFRHEKAFHVSPFMPMEQQYRWHFRAPGDQLTVHLSNWPSELRPATDSSDENLKTTDISREKRPVSPLFDATLLMRRSELTHARLRSLERQHVWMPAKVVAAIYFEALRLWIKKCPSFSHPATRPNQAIPSPTPLA; encoded by the coding sequence ATGCAGAGTTGTCTCTACGAAGGAAGGGTTCAGCACCGCCGCTTCGGCCCTGTAGAGCATCAGTTTAAGTACCCACTTTTTCTGCTCTATCTTGATCTGGCTGAAGTCCCCGAACTTGCCCGCCAAGGTTTTTTCACTTGCGAGCGAGGCTGGTCGTCGCGCGCTCTTTGGCCCAGCGATCATCTGCCTCTTCCCAAACTCAAAGACTCGAGCAACACGCGTGAACTAACTCCTCCAATTCATACGGGACGAGCTCCTCAGTCACCACCTACCAACTCCGACTTCGCATCGGTCGACACATTTATCCGAGATCATGTCGAGCACGAGAGTGGCCAGCGTCCCGTGGGTCCGATTCGGCTCCTCACCCATCTGCGTTACTTCGGATACTTCTTTAGCCCGCTCAATCTCTACTACTGCTTTGATGCATCCGGCACGGAAGTGGAAGCGATTGTGGCAGAGGTAAACAACATCCCGTGGCGTGAGCGACATCACTATGTGCTTCACCACGGAAATCGGTCGGCGCGAGGACTCTCGTTTCGCCATGAGAAAGCGTTTCACGTCTCGCCGTTCATGCCGATGGAACAACAGTATCGTTGGCATTTTCGTGCACCGGGCGACCAATTGACGGTACACCTTTCGAACTGGCCAAGTGAACTGCGACCTGCGACCGATTCCTCTGATGAAAACCTGAAAACCACTGATATTTCCCGAGAAAAAAGACCCGTTTCACCTCTGTTTGATGCCACGCTCTTAATGCGACGCTCCGAACTGACTCACGCTCGATTGCGATCGCTTGAACGACAACATGTTTGGATGCCTGCCAAGGTGGTGGCAGCGATTTACTTCGAGGCTCTGCGACTATGGATCAAGAAATGTCCCTCGTTCTCCCACCCGGCGACACGACCGAATCAGGCAATCCCAAGTCCAACTCCCCTGGCGTGA
- a CDS encoding FAD-dependent oxidoreductase, producing the protein MRIAVVGSGISGLLAANLLASEHEVSLLESAPTLGGHTCTLDVDIDGTNYPVDTGFMVFNERTYPNFCKLLDKLEIESQPTDMSFGVKCERTGLEYEGSLGGLFAQLHNLLSVPHYCMIADILRFNREAPQLLTSPEKLEHRSLGEIVRERSYSRRFIDQYLIPMGAAIWSARPEKMLDFPALFILRFFHNHGLLQVLDRPVWRTIPGGARRYIAKLITPLAEVRTSTPVTSISREAGSVYLTTPLGVERFDHVVLASHADQSLAMLSDADQQERRLLSAFPYQPNEVVIHTDTAILPRARRAWASWNYLTPKEGNGNVAVTYDLTRLQNVRAPRPILATLNFTHSVEPSKRIQVLQFSHPVFGPESLGAQAAWKTINGPRNTWFCGAYWRNGFHEDGVVSALQVAREFGKDLDSCRVVSTKEGFSTAASAL; encoded by the coding sequence ATGCGAATTGCGGTTGTTGGTTCCGGCATCAGCGGACTTCTTGCTGCCAACTTATTGGCAAGTGAGCACGAAGTTTCGTTACTAGAATCAGCGCCAACGCTCGGAGGTCATACCTGCACGCTCGACGTCGATATCGATGGGACCAACTATCCCGTCGATACCGGCTTCATGGTGTTCAACGAACGCACCTATCCGAACTTCTGCAAACTGCTCGACAAGCTGGAGATCGAATCACAGCCAACCGACATGTCGTTTGGGGTGAAGTGCGAACGAACAGGGCTCGAGTATGAAGGCTCCCTGGGTGGACTCTTTGCACAGCTGCACAACTTGCTGAGTGTTCCGCACTACTGCATGATCGCCGATATTCTTCGTTTTAACCGCGAAGCTCCGCAGCTACTCACCTCGCCTGAAAAACTCGAGCATCGATCGCTCGGTGAGATTGTTCGCGAACGGAGCTATAGCCGCCGATTCATCGACCAATATCTGATCCCGATGGGAGCCGCAATTTGGTCGGCCAGGCCCGAAAAGATGCTCGATTTTCCAGCTCTTTTCATCCTGCGGTTCTTTCACAATCACGGTCTTCTGCAAGTGCTTGATCGTCCCGTGTGGCGGACAATTCCCGGGGGCGCACGTCGCTACATCGCGAAGCTGATCACCCCTTTGGCTGAAGTTCGGACATCAACGCCGGTCACTAGTATCTCGCGCGAAGCGGGCTCCGTTTATCTCACCACGCCGTTGGGTGTCGAACGATTTGATCATGTGGTGCTCGCCTCGCATGCCGATCAGAGTTTGGCGATGCTCAGCGATGCCGACCAGCAAGAGCGGCGGCTGCTGAGCGCGTTTCCCTACCAACCTAATGAAGTGGTGATTCACACCGACACCGCGATTTTGCCACGAGCTCGTCGCGCATGGGCCAGTTGGAATTATCTCACCCCCAAAGAGGGCAATGGAAACGTCGCGGTGACTTACGATCTCACCCGGCTGCAAAATGTGCGAGCACCTCGTCCGATTTTGGCAACGCTCAACTTCACGCACTCTGTCGAACCTTCGAAACGGATCCAGGTGCTGCAGTTCAGCCATCCCGTCTTTGGCCCTGAATCGCTCGGCGCACAAGCAGCTTGGAAAACGATCAACGGCCCGCGAAACACGTGGTTTTGCGGTGCTTATTGGAGAAATGGCTTTCACGAGGATGGTGTGGTGAGCGCGCTACAAGTCGCTCGAGAATTTGGAAAAGATCTCGATTCATGCAGAGTTGTCTCTACGAAGGAAGGGTTCAGCACCGCCGCTTCGGCCCTGTAG